Proteins encoded within one genomic window of Mesorhizobium sp. AR10:
- a CDS encoding LysR family transcriptional regulator — protein MMDLGDLNAFVAVARAKGFRDGARASGGSASGLSEAVRRLEAQLGVRLFNRTTRSVVLTEAGSGLLERLGPALGEVEAALDVVNGFRERPAGSLRLNVPISAARLVLPSIVPRFLLAYPGIRLEVVTEESFVDVLAAGCDAGIRYDERLEQDMIAVPIGPRFQRFTTSASPAYLDRHGRPRHPSDLLGHACLRGRFPSGVMNSWEFERDGEVVRVDPTGPLIVGIGGGVDLAIDAAIAGVGILWLFEDWLRPHFESGALEPVLEPWWQRFPGPFLYYPGRRLVPAPLRAFIDFVKQSADQV, from the coding sequence ATGATGGATCTCGGTGATCTCAACGCCTTCGTGGCGGTGGCGCGCGCCAAGGGCTTTCGCGACGGCGCGCGCGCCAGCGGCGGCAGTGCCTCGGGCTTGAGCGAAGCAGTGCGTCGCCTGGAGGCACAGCTCGGTGTCCGACTGTTCAACAGGACGACCCGCAGCGTCGTGCTGACCGAGGCCGGCAGCGGGTTGCTTGAGCGGCTGGGCCCGGCGCTGGGCGAAGTCGAGGCTGCCCTCGATGTGGTCAACGGCTTTCGCGAAAGGCCGGCCGGCTCGTTGCGCCTCAATGTACCGATCAGCGCGGCGCGGCTGGTACTGCCCAGCATCGTTCCCCGGTTCCTGCTCGCCTACCCCGGCATCCGGCTGGAGGTGGTCACCGAGGAGAGCTTCGTCGACGTGCTTGCGGCTGGCTGCGACGCCGGCATCCGCTACGACGAGCGCTTGGAACAGGACATGATTGCCGTGCCGATCGGACCACGCTTCCAGCGTTTCACCACCTCCGCTTCGCCGGCCTACCTTGATCGCCATGGTCGGCCTCGACACCCCAGCGACTTGCTTGGCCACGCCTGTTTGCGCGGCCGCTTCCCCAGCGGGGTGATGAATTCGTGGGAATTCGAGCGTGACGGCGAGGTGGTACGGGTCGATCCTACGGGGCCACTGATCGTCGGGATCGGCGGGGGAGTCGATCTCGCCATCGATGCGGCGATCGCCGGCGTGGGCATTCTATGGCTGTTCGAGGACTGGCTGCGCCCGCATTTCGAGAGCGGTGCGCTTGAACCCGTGCTGGAGCCCTGGTGGCAGCGCTTCCCGGGACCATTCCTCTACTACCCCGGACGGCGTCTGGTGCCGGCGCCGCTCAGGGCGTTCATCGACTTCGTCAAGCAATCGGCTGATCAGGTCTGA
- a CDS encoding aldo/keto reductase family oxidoreductase, translating into MSNIQQPGTFTLGSHTVKRLGYGAMQLAGPGVFGPPKDHDAALAVLREAVSRGVNHIDTSDFYGPHVTNRLIHEALAPYPDDLVIVTKIGARRGADGSWLPAFSPEDLTRAVHDNLRNLGLDAIDVVNLRIMFDTHGPAEGSIEAPLAVLAELQRQGLVRHIGLSNVTPAQIAEGRGIAEIVCVQNQYNLAHRDDDALIDELARDGIAYVPFFPLGGFNPLQSSTLSAVAQRLGATPMQVALAWLLRRAPNILLIPGTSSVAHLRENLAAGELELPQDALRELEGMAMAA; encoded by the coding sequence ATGTCCAATATCCAGCAGCCCGGCACGTTCACCCTCGGCAGCCACACAGTGAAGCGGCTCGGCTATGGCGCCATGCAACTCGCAGGCCCCGGTGTGTTCGGGCCGCCCAAGGACCACGACGCCGCGTTGGCGGTGCTGCGCGAGGCGGTTTCGCGCGGCGTCAACCATATCGACACCAGCGACTTCTACGGCCCGCACGTCACCAACCGACTCATCCACGAGGCGCTCGCACCCTACCCCGACGATCTCGTCATTGTCACCAAGATCGGCGCCCGGCGCGGCGCCGATGGCTCATGGCTGCCGGCCTTCTCGCCTGAAGACCTGACACGCGCGGTCCACGACAATCTGCGCAATCTCGGGCTCGATGCGATCGACGTGGTCAACCTTCGCATCATGTTCGATACGCATGGTCCGGCTGAAGGGTCGATCGAAGCGCCGCTTGCCGTCCTGGCCGAGTTGCAGCGGCAGGGCCTGGTGCGCCACATCGGGCTGAGCAACGTCACCCCCGCGCAGATTGCGGAGGGACGCGGGATCGCCGAGATCGTCTGCGTGCAGAACCAGTACAATCTCGCGCATCGGGACGACGATGCCCTGATCGACGAACTCGCCCGAGACGGCATCGCCTATGTGCCGTTCTTTCCGCTGGGTGGCTTCAACCCGCTGCAGTCGTCCACCTTGTCCGCGGTCGCCCAGCGCCTCGGCGCCACGCCGATGCAGGTCGCGCTGGCTTGGCTGCTCCGCCGCGCACCCAACATTCTTTTGATCCCCGGCACCTCGTCGGTCGCCCATCTGCGGGAGAACCTCGCCGCAGGCGAGCTCGAGCTGCCGCAGGACGCGCTCAGGGAACTGGAGGGCATGGCGATGGCCGCCTGA